One part of the Sander vitreus isolate 19-12246 chromosome 10, sanVit1, whole genome shotgun sequence genome encodes these proteins:
- the cyfip2 gene encoding cytoplasmic FMR1-interacting protein 2, producing the protein MTTHVTLEDALSNVDLLEELPLPDQQPCIEPPPSSIMYQANFDTNFEDRNAFVTGIARYIEQATVHSSMNEMLEEGHEYAVMLYTWRSCSRAIPQVKCNEQPNRVEIYEKTVEVLEPEVTKLMKFMYFQRKAIERFCSEVKRLCHAERRKDFVSEAYLLTLGKFINMFAVLDELKNMKCSVKNDHSAYKRAAQFLRKMADPQSIQESQNLSMFLANHNRITQCLHQQLEVIPGYEELLADIVNICVDYYENKMYLTPSEKHMLLKVMGFGLYLMDGNVSNIYKLDAKKRINLSKIDKFFKLQVVPLFGDMQIELSRYIETSAHYEENKSKWTCTQSSISPQYNLCEQMVQIREDHIRFISELARYSNSEVVTGSGLDSQKSDEEYRELFDLALRGLQLLSKWSTHVMEVYSWKLVHPTDKFCNKDCPGTAEEYERATRYNYTSEEKFALVEVIAMIKGLQVLMGRMESVFNQAIRNTIYAALQDFAQMTLREPLRQAVRKKKNVLISVLQAIRKTVCDWDGAREPPNDPCLRGEKDPKGGFDIKVPRRAVGPSSTQLYMVRTMLESLIADKSGSKKTLRSSLDGPIVVAIEDFHKQSFFFTHLLNFSEALQQCCDLSQLWFREFFLELTMGRRIQFPIEMSMPWILTDHILETKEPSMMEYVLYPLDLYNDSGYYALTKFKKQFLYDEIEAEVNLCFDQFVYKLADQIFAYYKAMAGSVLLDKRFRAECKNYGVIIPYPPSNRYETLLKQRHVQLLGRSIDLNRLITQRISAAMYKSMDHAISRFESEDLTSIVELEWLLEINRLTHRLLCKHLTLDSFDAMFREANHNVSAPYGRITLHVFWELNFDFLPNYCYNGSTNRFVRTAIPFTQEPQRDKPANVQPYYLYGSKPLNIAYSHIYSSYRNFVGPPHFKTICRLLGYQGIAVVMEELLKIVKSLLQGTILQYVKTLIEVMPKICRLPRHEYGSPGILEFFHHQLKDIIEYAELKTDVFQSLREVGNAILFCLLIEQALSQEEVCDLLHAAPFQNILPRVYIKEGERLEVRMKRLEAKYAPLHLVPLIERLGTPQQIAIAREGDLLTKERLCCGLSMFEVILTRIRSFLQDGVWRGPPPTNGVMHVDECMEFHRLWSAMQFVYCIPVGTHEFTAEQCFGDGLNWAGCAIIVLLGQQRRFDLFDFCYHLLKVQRQDGKDEIIKNVPLKKMADRIRKYQILNNEIFAILNKYMKAVETDSSTVEHVRCFQPPIHQSLATTC; encoded by the exons ATGACGACCCACGTGACCCTGGAGGATGCCCTGTCCAATGTGGACCTGCTGGAGGAGCTGCCCCTCCCGGACCAGCAGCCATGCATCgaaccccctccctcctctatcATGTACCag GCTAATTTTGACACCAACTTTGAAGACAGGAATGCATTTGTGACCGGCATCGCCCGCTATATAGAGCAAGCTACAGTCCACTCCAGCATG AATGAGATGCTGGAGGAAGGACATGAGTATGCTGTGATGCTTTACACTTGGAGAAGCTGCTCCAGAGCCATTccccag GTGAAATGCAATGAGCAGCCCAACAGAGTGGAGATCTATGAGAAAACGGTTGAGGTGTTAGAACCTGAAGTGACCAAGCTCATGAAGTTCATGTACTTCCAG CGGAAAGCCATAGAACGTTTCTGTAGCGAAGTGAAGCGTCTGTGTCACGCCGAGAGAAGGAAGGACTTTGTGTCTGAGGCCTACCTGCTCACTCTGGGCAAATTTATTAACATGTTTGCAGTGCTGGACGAACTGAAGAACATGAAGTGTAGCGTTAAGAACGATCACTCTGCCTACAAAAG GGCAGCTCAATTCTTGAGGAAGATGGCCGACCCTCAGTCCATCCAGGAGTCTCAGAACCTCTCAATGTTTTTAGCCAACCACAACAGGATCACTCAG TGCCTGCACCAACAGTTGGAGGTGATTCCCGGCTACGAGGAGCTTTTGGCAGACATTGTCAACATCTGTGTAGACTATTATGAGAACAAGATGTATTTGACACCCAGTGAGAAACACATGCTGCTTAAG GTGATGGGCTTTGGTCTGTACCTGATGGATGGGAACGTCAGTAATATCTATAAACTTGATGCCAAAAAGAGGATCAACCTGAGCAAGATTGACAAGTTCTTCAAA CTTCAAGTGGTGCCACTCTTTGGAGACATGCAGATAGAGTTATCGCGCTACATTGAGACAAGTGCCCACTATGAAGAAAACAAGTCCAA GTGGACGTGCACCCAGAGCAGCATCTCGCCACAGTACAACCTGTGCGAGCAGATGGTGCAGATCAGGGAGGACCACATCCGCTTCATCTCAGAGCTGGCACGCTACAGCAACAGCGAAGTGGTGACGGGCTCGGGCCTGGACAGCCAGAAGTCGGACGAGGAGTACCGAGAGCTGTTCGACCTCGCTCTCAGgggtctgcagctgctgtccaaGTGGAGCACGCACGTCATGGAAGTT TACTCGTGGAAGCTGGTCCATCCCACGGATAAATTCTGTAACAAGGACTGTCCAGGCACAGCGGAGGAGTACGAACGAGCCACACGATACAATTACACCAGTGAGGAGAAATTTGCCCTGGTGGAAGTCATTGCCATGATCAAAGGGCTGCAG GTTCTGATGGGCCGAATGGAGTCAGTGTTTAACCAGGCCATCAGGAATACCATCTACGCAGCGCTGCAGGACTTTGCCCAGATGACCCTCCGAGAGCCTCTGCGCCAGGCTGTACGCAAGAAGAAGAATGTCCTCATTAG TGTTCTTCAGGCCATCCGAAAGACAGTCTGTGACTGGGATGGTGCGAGGGAACCTCCAAATGACCCTTGCCTGAGGGGGGAGAAGGACCCGAAAGGTGGATTCGACATCAAAGTGCCACGCAGGGCTGTAGGACCCTCCAGCACACAG CTGTACATGGTGCGCACCATGCTGGAGTCATTGATAGCAGATAAGAGTGGCTCGAAGAAGACTCTCCGCAGCAGTCTGGATGGACCCATAGTGGTGGCCATAGAAGACTTCCACAAGCAATCCTTCTTCTTCACACACCTGCTCAACTTCAGCG AGGCCCTGCAGCAGTGCTGTGACCTGTCCCAGCTGTGGTTCCGAGAGTTCTTCCTGGAGCTGACCATGGGTCGCAGAATCCAGTTCCCCATTGAGATGTCCATGCCCTGGATCCTCACCGACCACATCCTGGAGACCAAGGAGCCCTCCATGATGGA GTATGTGCTATATCCTCTAGACTTGTACAACGACAGTGGCTACTACGCTCTCACTAAGTTCAAGAAGCAGTTCCTTTATGATGAAATTGAGGCTGAG GTTAACCTCTGCTTTGATCAGTTCGTCTACAAGTTAGCAGATCAGATATTTGCCTACTACAAAGCAATGGCTGGAAG CGTCCTCCTAGACAAGCGCTTCAGAGCAGAGTGTAAAAACTATGGCGTGATCATCCCGTACCCTCCATCAAACCGCTACGAGACACTGCTCAAACAGAGACACGTACAG CTGCTGGGTCGCTCTATTGACCTGAACCGTCTGATCACCCAGAGGATCTCGGCAGCCATGTACAAGTCTATGGACCATGCCATCAGTCGCTTTGAGAGTGAGGACCTCACCTCCATAGTG GAGTTGGAGTGGCTGCTGGAGATCAACAGACTAACCCACCGGCTCCTGTGTAAGCACCTGACCCTGGACAGCTTCGACGCCATGTTCCGTGAGGCCAACCACAACGTCTCCGCTCCCTACGGACGAATCACGCTCCACGTCTTCTGGGAGCTCAACTTCGATTTCCTCCCCAACTACTGCTACAATGGATCAACAAACCG CTTTGTACGTACAGCCATTCCCTTCACCCAGGAGCCTCAAAGGGACAAGCCAGCCAACGTGCAGCCTTACTACCTGTATGGGTCCAAG CCTCTGAATATTGCCTACTCCCACATATACAGCTCCTACAGAAACTTTGTTGGCCCGCCCCACTTTAAGACCATCTGCCGCCTCCTTGGTTACCAAGGCATTGCTGTAGTGATGGAGGAGCTGCTAAAGATTGTCAAGAGCCTG TTACAGGGCACCATCCTGCAGTACGTAAAAACACTGATAGAAGTCATGCCCAAGATCTGCCGCCTACCGCGCCATGAGTACGGCTCTCCAG GTATCTTAGAGTTCTTCCACCATCAGCTCAAGGATATCATTGAGTATGCTGAGCTGAAGACAGATGTGTTCCAGAGCTTAAGGGAGGTGGGAAATGCTATCCTCTTCTGTCTGCTCATCGAGCAAGCTCTG TCCCAGGAGGAAGTGTGTGACCTGCTTCACGCTGCCCCCTTCCAGAACATTCTGCCCAGAGTCTACATCAAAG AGGGAGAGCGTCTGGAGGTCAGGATGAAAAGGCTGGAAGCCAAGTACGCCCCTCTTCACCTTGTGCCTCTAATCGAGAGGTTGGGAACCCCACAG CAAATTGCCATTGCCCGTGAGGGGGACCTGCTGACCAAAGAGCGCCTGTGCTGCGGCCTTTCCATGTTCGAAGTCATCCTGACGCGCATCCGCAGCTTCCTGCAGGACGGGGTGTGGCGCGGGCCCCCGCCCACCAACGGTGTGATGCATGTCGACGAGTGTATGGAGTTCCACCGCCTGTGGAGTGCCATGCAGTTTGTCTACTGCATCCCTGTGGGCACACACGAGTTCACAGCTGA GCAGTGCTTCGGGGACGGGCTGAACTGGGCCGGCTGTGCCATCATCGTGCTGTTGGGACAGCAGCGTCGTTTTGACCTCTTTGACTTCTGCTACCACCTGCTCAAAGTCCAAAGACAGGACGGCAAGGATGAGATCATCAAAAATGTG CCCCTGAAGAAGATGGCAGACCGCATTAGGAAGTATCAGATTCTCAACAATGAGATCTTTGCCATCCTCAACAAGTACATGAAGGCGGTGGAGACAGACAGTTCCACTGTGGAGCACGTTCGCTGTTTCCAGCCTCCTATACACCAATCCCTGGCTACCACCTGTTGA